GCTTATGGTGTTGGGGACAATTGCGTGCAAATAAATCTTTGATGTTTATCAAGAAAGAGGCGATCGCTTCACAATCGAATGTTAACTTAACATGCAACTGCTGCCGCAAATCTCCATTTTCCTCTGGATAACCCACCATCAAAGCACTAAAACCCTGAGAGATGACAACTGTAAATTTTTGCGTCTGCCATTGTTCAGGTTGACTAATCTGCTTCAGCACAGCTTCTGTCAGAACCACAAAATCACCTTCCACTGCTTGAGCCATCTGCTCTAACAATTCGCCAAGCTGATTAAATACATCTAAAGGCAAGGTGCGAGAAAAGCTCAAATCAGGGGAACTAAGCATGTTCAAAAATTCGTTACAAGAAGCTAGATGCAGTTGCTGAATTATCCGCCTTCAGCGGAAGGCAGAGGGCAGAAGGGGTTCCCCACAAATTCGCTCTCCGAATCGCGAATTTGTGGGGGCCCCGCAGAAGGTAGAAGGTATAAATTATGTCTTGCAGTTAAGCCTTCTGGCGATCGCCAAACGGGTTTAAAACCCCACCGTCTGCACGGTGTCTACGATTGGTTGCGGTTTAAATCCCCATCCAATCGAACCTTCTGCCTCCTGCCTCCTGCCTTCTTCAATTTTTAATTGCGTTCTAACCAACAGTTTAAGACCCTCAAACAGGAATATGCATCGTATTAATGCCACTCCAGGAGGTTGGAACCTCCAATCAGAAGGTGTAAGCTTCCTAGAACAAACTCCAGCTCCCCTTGTATTGCTGACGGCTGCTGACACCGACATTCAAGCTTTAGCAGCTGCAATCCCCAAGTTACCTACAAAATTTTCTGCATTTAGAGTTGCTAACCTATTGAACTTGCAGCATCAAATTAGCATTGATACCTATGCCGAGCAAGTTTTACAACTAGCCCAGGTAATTATTCTGCGCTTACTAGGAGGACGCTCCTATTGGGCTTACGGGTTAGAGGTAGTCGAGGAAATAGCACAAAACAATGATATAAACCTCATTGTAATACCAGGGGACGATGCTCTTGATCCTGCTCTTATGTCCCACTCAACCCTGCCCTTGGGTGTTGTGAACCAAATTTGGCGCTATTTCAACGAAGGTGGCACAGAAAATATTGCCAACGCCCTAAAATATATTGCTGATCATTGCCTTTCCACTTCCTTTAATCCACCACCACCCCAGGTAGTACCGCGTGTCGGGCTGTATCCTTGGCTGGGGAGATTGGGAGGTGGGGAACTCGGGGCCCCCACTCCCCCAAAGGAGTGGGGATTAGGGGCAATGGGGAGGTGGGGAGAAAAACCTCACCCCATCCCCCCTACCCTACGGGAAGCCGCTTGCGCGTCTACACCCCATCACCCCATCACTTCCAAAGTTGGCATCCTCTTCTACCGCGCCCATTATCTAGCAGGAAATACCAAAGTCATCGATGCTTTGTGCGAAGCTTTGGCAAATCGAAATTTAGAACCTGTACCAGTGTTTGTTTCTTCGCTGCGAGAACTCGATGTGCAAGAAGAGTTGAGCGAAATTTTTCAACCAAAAGACTCACAGTCAATATCTGTACTACTGAATACGACTAGTTTTTCTTTGGCGCGGTTGGAAACAGAAGCACCCCAACTAGAACTGTGGCAAAAATTAGATGTGCCTGTTTTACAGGTAATTTTAAGTGGTGGTTGTGTAGAACAGTGGCAGGCGCAGTTTCAAGGACTTTCCCCCCGTGACGTCGCCATGAATGTGGCGCTACCGGAAGTAGATGGACGCATTATTACTCGGGCTGTATCTTTTAAAGCGGTGCAAACTCGGCATCCCCAGTTAGAAACTGATGTCATGGTTTATGAACCTGTGCGCGATCGCATTGAGTTTGTTGCGGAATTAGCATCTAACTGGGTGCGTTTGCGTTCTAAGCCACCTCAAGAACGACGTATTGCTTTGATTTTGGCAAATTACCCCAGCCGTGATGGTCGCATTGCTAATGGTGTCGGATTGGATACGCCTGCTAGTTGTATAGAAATTCTTCAGGCTTTACAGTTGGCAGGCTATGAAGTAGAAAAGATTCCTGCTACTGGTGATGAATTAATTCAGCTTCTCACTGGTGGGGTAACGAATGATCCGGAAGGTAGGGAGTTGCGTCCGGTGCAGCAAAGTGTTTCTGTACAGGAGTATCAGGAGTATTTTGCTAGTTTGCCGCAACAAGTGCAGCAGGGGATTTGCGATCGGTGGAGAGAAGGGGGACGACTTGGAGGAGTAAATTCTTCTCCCACTCCTCACACCCCTCACACCCCACCCTTACGGGAAGCCGCTACGCGTCTACACACCCCCCACACTCCCCTCTCTCCCTTGTCTTTTCCCGATCCCCAATCCCCGATCCCCGGTATTCAACTCGGTAATATCTTTATGGGAATTCAGCCAGCGCGGGGTTATGATCTTGACCCGAGTTTGAATTATCATGCACCAGATTTAGAACCAACTCATGCTTATTTGGCTTTTTATTACTGGGTGAGGGAATGTTTTGCTGCGGATGCTGTGGTGCATGTGGGTAAACATGGGAATTTGGAGTGGCTACCTGGTAAAAGTGTGGCTTTATCGAGTAGTTGTTACCCAGAGGTAGCTTTGGGGGCGCTTCCCCATTTGTATCCGTTTATTGTCAATGATCCTGGTGAGGGTTCCCAGGCTAAACGTCGTGTCCAAGCGGTGATTGTGGATCACTTGACGCCGCCTTTGACTCGTGCGGAATTATATGGTGGTTTACAGCAACTGGAAAATTTAATTGATGAGTATTACGAGGCAGAGAGTTTAGACCCAGGACGTTTAAGTGCAGTTTGCGATCGCATTCAAGAATTAATTCTCAAAGAAAATCTTCACCTCGATTTGAAATTGGTTAATAGCAA
Above is a genomic segment from Fischerella sp. JS2 containing:
- the cobN gene encoding cobaltochelatase subunit CobN — translated: MHRINATPGGWNLQSEGVSFLEQTPAPLVLLTAADTDIQALAAAIPKLPTKFSAFRVANLLNLQHQISIDTYAEQVLQLAQVIILRLLGGRSYWAYGLEVVEEIAQNNDINLIVIPGDDALDPALMSHSTLPLGVVNQIWRYFNEGGTENIANALKYIADHCLSTSFNPPPPQVVPRVGLYPWLGRLGGGELGAPTPPKEWGLGAMGRWGEKPHPIPPTLREAACASTPHHPITSKVGILFYRAHYLAGNTKVIDALCEALANRNLEPVPVFVSSLRELDVQEELSEIFQPKDSQSISVLLNTTSFSLARLETEAPQLELWQKLDVPVLQVILSGGCVEQWQAQFQGLSPRDVAMNVALPEVDGRIITRAVSFKAVQTRHPQLETDVMVYEPVRDRIEFVAELASNWVRLRSKPPQERRIALILANYPSRDGRIANGVGLDTPASCIEILQALQLAGYEVEKIPATGDELIQLLTGGVTNDPEGRELRPVQQSVSVQEYQEYFASLPQQVQQGICDRWREGGRLGGVNSSPTPHTPHTPPLREAATRLHTPHTPLSPLSFPDPQSPIPGIQLGNIFMGIQPARGYDLDPSLNYHAPDLEPTHAYLAFYYWVRECFAADAVVHVGKHGNLEWLPGKSVALSSSCYPEVALGALPHLYPFIVNDPGEGSQAKRRVQAVIVDHLTPPLTRAELYGGLQQLENLIDEYYEAESLDPGRLSAVCDRIQELILKENLHLDLKLVNSKEQSPITNYQLPIGKIDGYLCELKEAQIRDGLHIFGQCPSGRQLRDLIVAIARHPNRHHHGLTRAIAEDLGLDFDPLTTDFATQLSPHSHQILQEKFQRPCRSVGDAVEVIETYAATLVENLITLSTPHTPLPPHLPTAPNLQRLFLYAGGPVHRTGSSLGGVGAPSSPHLHLPLTWIDSRLLPALQKTHQEITHLLRGLDGRYVKSAPAGAPTRGRPEVLPTGNNFYTLDIRALPTEIAWDIGRKAAETLIECYTQEHGEYPKTLGLSLWGTATMRTGGDDIAEALALLGVQPVWDGAARRVVDFEILPLSVLGRPRVDVTLRISGFFRDAFPNLIDLFDQAVAAVAILDEPPSLNPLAAQVRQETDFWIRQGLSSQEAQVRSRYRVFGSKPGAYGAGLQGLIESQNWTDDQDLARAYINWSCYAYTSSPSQEGLGELGGISAPEAFEQRLSQMQIVLHNQDNREHDILDSDDYYQFQGGLTAAVRSIQGTNPQTYFGDNSMTAKPRVRTLKEEIARVYRSRVVNPKWIAGVMRHGYKGAFEMAATVDYLFAYDATAKCVEDHMYEGIAQAYLFDPDVSEFIQSRNPYALRDMAERLLEAKKRGLWQDANLQTLENLRNLVHQAEAVIEQK